The DNA region CAATGCTTATCATACGGACCATACTCCTGCTAACGCAAGTTTGTATCCGTTTTTCACAACAAAGTTTTATTATTTGGGAAGCACGTTGCTGACATCACGCAAGGTGAAAACTTATGCCCAAAAAGTTTATACGGATGCTTATTATTATGTCACTGAAAAGGAAAATTATACTTATAATGTCAGAGGACAGCTGATAGAGAAAATTTTATCGGGTTACAAGTCTGGAAATATTAAAACGGCTTATACTTATCCGGTGATAAGTACAAACGGGACGACGTCTGCGGTCATTCAAGATATGGTGAATAAAAACATCATTTCTCCGGTTTTGGAAGAAAGAATCAGTTCGGATCTGCTTTCTTCGAGTAGTAGTGCTTTTCGGAATATATCAGGAACAAAAGCGGAGTACGGAATATTCAATGTTGGTAGTTCTACATTGTATTTGCCTTCCAAATTATATGAATTGAACCGATTCTCTATTTCCGACTATGTGCTCAGTAACGAAGTGTTTTCTTATTCTGAACAGGGCAATCTGCGTGAAGTGGTTTCAAAAGATGGCGTACATACAGTTTATTTGTGGAGTTATAAAGATCGTTATCTGATTGCGGAAATTAAGAACGCTACTTCTTCACAGGTCAGCGCAGCTGTTTCAAGTGTGTTTGGTATGACTATAGATGCCTTATCGCAGGTTGCGGTGCCTGATGTGACTAAACTGAAGTCTCTTCGAAAAAATACGAACTTGAAAGATGCTTTCGTTTCTACCTTCACTTATCAGCCATTAGTAGGAGTCACTTCGATGACCGATCCGAGCGGTATGACGACATACTATAATTATGACGGCTTGGGAAAGTTGGTAGAAACTTATTATTATGAAGGTAATGTAGTTTCATCAGACAAGAAACGTACGTTGCAGCAATATGAATATCATTATCGTAACCAGTAAAATCTGATAAGCTATGAAACGAATTTATATTTTGATCGTATTGTGCATCCTTTCCGGATGGGTCAAAGGACAAGTCAGCGGTAATCAGAATTATATCTCTACCCAAACTTATATTACCTCTGATAAACAAAAAAGTTTGGAACAGATTGTCTACTATGATGGCCTTGGACGTCCTGTGGAAACGGTTGATAAAGGAGTTACTCCTGACAGTAAGGATTTGGTTTCTTTACAGGAATATGACCAGTTCGGACGTGAAAGTTATTCTTGGTTGCCTGCCAAATCAAATGGTAATGGTGTGTATGTAGATATTGCCTCTGTAAAAAGTGGCGCCCAACAGTTGTCAGGAGGGGATACCCGGCCTTACACGATGTTAGTGTATGAAGCTTCTCCCCTGAAGCGGATGACAAAACAATATAGCCCGGGGCAGGCATGGCAGGATAAACCGGTACAAACAGTTCTAAGAACAAATATCTTGGGGAGTGCACAAGATTATACCGGTCCTCTTTCCTGTATTTCTTTTACACCCTTTGATGGTGAGTACTTATATAAAGGTGGGTATGTCGAGGCCGGCAATTACTTTGTGACCCAAACGATTGACGAGGATGGCAATGAAGTTTATGAGTTCAGGGATCTGCTTGATCGTGTTACCTTGACCCGATCGATGGATGGCGCTACGCACTATTCCACTTACTACGTGTATGATGGTGCGAATAATTTGCGCTATGTTCTTCCGCCTCTTGCTGCTGATGCCTTTGAAGGTTCTCTATGGGGAAGATATGATACAGATAGCATCATGAGCCAATATGCATACATCTACCGTTACGACGGTTTTAACCGTTGCATTTATAAGAAACTTCCGGGCTGCGAGCCGGTCTATTACATTTATGATAAAGCGGGGCGTTTGATATTATCTCAGGATGGCGAACAGCGCAGTAAGGGCGAGTGGATGTTTACTCTTCCGGATATTTTGGGGCGTACCGTACTTAGCGGAATTTGCAAGAACTCCTTTGACTATAAAAGTAAACCTTTGGAAGCTACGGTCGTAAAAGCTACTTGGGGGAGTTCTGTCAGTACAAATATGGGATATACGATATCCGGCTTAACTCTAAGTGACCCTGTAATCCTTTCGGCTGACTATTATGATAACTATGATTTCATCGGTAAAAACAGCATTCCGTCTTCAATGGGGTATGACAGTTCTGTTTCCGGTTTTGGTATCCGGTATACCGACGGTTACAAAGGATTGCTGACGGGAAAAGTTACAGCCCAATTGACCGGTGCCGGAATAAGCGGTTACCTCTATTCAGCTTTTTATTATGATGATAGAGGCCGTATCATCCAAAGCCGGTCTACCAATCATCTTGGCGGTCTGGAAACGGAATGTTTTGCTTATAATCTGATAGGGGATGTTCTTAAAAAGAAACATGTCCACACGCAAGGCGCAATTTCGCAAGAGGAGCTTTATACTTACGATTACGATCACGCCCGTCGTTTAATAAAGACGCGTCATAAACTGGGAAACAATGCGGAGGTGGTTCTTTCACAGAATACCTATAATGACTTGGGGCAATTGGTGTCCACCCAAAGGTACGGCCGTTCCGACTTGACGACTACTTACACGTATAATGTCCGTTCGTGGCTCCAATCTGTTTCCACGGCTAATTTGTTCAGCCAGATCTTATATTATAACGAGTCTTATGGTGGCAGTACGGGACGGTATAACGGAAATATGTCAGCCATGAGCTGGAAATCCTCCGGAGATTCCGGTCTTCGTGGTTATGCTTTCAGTTATGACGGGCTTTCCCGCCTGACGGCTGCCAACTATCTGTTGAATGGCTCGGTAAATGCAAACTATAATACCTCCTATACTTATGACAAGCATGGTAATCTAAAAACTTTGATGCGCTATGGTAAAACCGGTAGTAGTGTTTATGGAGTCATGGACAATCTGACTTGCACCTATACAGGCAATCAGCTTTACAACGTTTCCGATAGTGGTACCGATCCGCTATATAGTGGCGCTTTCAATTTTATGGATGGCACCAAGAACTCTTCCCGGGAATATAAATATGATGCCAATGGAAATATGCAGGAAGATTTCAATAATAAGATAACTAAGATTCAATATAATTTCTTAAATTTGCCTGTTGCCCTGCAATTTACGAATGGTAACCGTACCGATTATCTGTATGGCTCAGATGGCATGAAACGTCGGGTTACTTACTCTACCGCCGTTGCCAACGTGAATGTGCCTATGGGTGAGATCCGTACTTTGTCAAGTAACCAGGTCTCCGCAACCCATACCGTTGATTATTGTGGCAATGTGATCTATGAGGGAGGGAATTTGAGTAAGATCTTGACTGAAGAGGGGTATATCACTCTCAGCGGCAGTGCTCCTACTTATCATTATTATCTGAAAGACCATCAGGGTAATAATCGTGTAGTGACTTATTGGAATGGCAGTAAATGGCTTGTGGAACAAGTGAATCATTACTATCCTTTCGGTGGAGTGTTTGCAGAGGGCACTGCGGTAAGTAATCAGGCTTATAAGTATAATGGCAAGGAGCTTGATCGGATGCACGGGTTGGACTGGTATGATTATAGTGCAAGAATGCATGATGCGGCTTTGGGGCGGTTTACGACGGTGGATTCGATGGCGGAATTATATTATAATTGGTCTCCATATAGTTATACATTTAACAATCCATTAAGATTTACTGATCCGAGTGGGGCGATTCCTGTTGACAGTGTTAAATGGGATACCTTTGATCCAGTTAATGATCAAATAGATCTAA from Bacteroides sp. MSB163 includes:
- a CDS encoding DUF6443 domain-containing protein, yielding MKRIYILIVLCILSGWVKGQVSGNQNYISTQTYITSDKQKSLEQIVYYDGLGRPVETVDKGVTPDSKDLVSLQEYDQFGRESYSWLPAKSNGNGVYVDIASVKSGAQQLSGGDTRPYTMLVYEASPLKRMTKQYSPGQAWQDKPVQTVLRTNILGSAQDYTGPLSCISFTPFDGEYLYKGGYVEAGNYFVTQTIDEDGNEVYEFRDLLDRVTLTRSMDGATHYSTYYVYDGANNLRYVLPPLAADAFEGSLWGRYDTDSIMSQYAYIYRYDGFNRCIYKKLPGCEPVYYIYDKAGRLILSQDGEQRSKGEWMFTLPDILGRTVLSGICKNSFDYKSKPLEATVVKATWGSSVSTNMGYTISGLTLSDPVILSADYYDNYDFIGKNSIPSSMGYDSSVSGFGIRYTDGYKGLLTGKVTAQLTGAGISGYLYSAFYYDDRGRIIQSRSTNHLGGLETECFAYNLIGDVLKKKHVHTQGAISQEELYTYDYDHARRLIKTRHKLGNNAEVVLSQNTYNDLGQLVSTQRYGRSDLTTTYTYNVRSWLQSVSTANLFSQILYYNESYGGSTGRYNGNMSAMSWKSSGDSGLRGYAFSYDGLSRLTAANYLLNGSVNANYNTSYTYDKHGNLKTLMRYGKTGSSVYGVMDNLTCTYTGNQLYNVSDSGTDPLYSGAFNFMDGTKNSSREYKYDANGNMQEDFNNKITKIQYNFLNLPVALQFTNGNRTDYLYGSDGMKRRVTYSTAVANVNVPMGEIRTLSSNQVSATHTVDYCGNVIYEGGNLSKILTEEGYITLSGSAPTYHYYLKDHQGNNRVVTYWNGSKWLVEQVNHYYPFGGVFAEGTAVSNQAYKYNGKELDRMHGLDWYDYSARMHDAALGRFTTVDSMAELYYNWSPYSYTFNNPLRFTDPSGAIPVDSVKWDTFDPVNDQIDLNDVLVVAESPWTITERGGTYFMYNVFTNQRGRVVGEKGLENKDWVVFDILLAGRLSSTRAASASVSTISTQEALRKLSESAITRGVNYVMRNPNKINHIFNQARHNLAPLVTKLGGQENTVKTVLNTLNSAGNLPVSGLFESTISIGGTNITVRGIVQEGFPKIATMFIP